The Solibacillus sp. FSL W7-1436 genome window below encodes:
- the glmU gene encoding bifunctional UDP-N-acetylglucosamine diphosphorylase/glucosamine-1-phosphate N-acetyltransferase GlmU, translated as MTNIFAVVLAAGQGTRMKSKLYKVLHPVCGKPMVEHVIDHIGSLNVERVVSVVGHGAELVKETLGNKSEYVLQEEQLGTAHAVQQAEPILSGLSGTTLVVCGDTPLIRPETMQALLDQHASQNAKATILTAVTEDPTGYGRILRDEHGQVSQIVEQKDATSEQQLVKEINTGTYCFDNEALFEALKLVKNENAQGEFYLPDVIEILQKQGETVAAYVTENFDETLGVNDRFALSQAEELMRARINERHMRNGVTIINPNSTHISADAVIGSDTVLLPGVIIEGKTVIGEDCKIGPNSHIVDSQIGNATTIHSSVVLNSQVGSETAVGPFAHLRPESSLGNHVKIGNFVEVKKSTLGDDTKVSHLSYIGDAEVGSNVNIGCGSITVNYDGKNKFKTTIEDDVFIGCNSNLVAPVTLKKGSFIAAGSTITKEVPEDALAIARARQENKLGYMSKLNSK; from the coding sequence ATGACAAATATTTTTGCGGTCGTACTGGCGGCTGGTCAAGGTACACGAATGAAGTCCAAATTATATAAAGTGCTTCACCCAGTATGCGGAAAGCCTATGGTGGAACATGTAATCGATCATATCGGCTCATTAAATGTCGAGCGTGTAGTTTCTGTTGTAGGACATGGCGCGGAGCTGGTTAAAGAAACCCTTGGAAACAAGAGTGAGTATGTTTTACAAGAAGAACAACTAGGTACAGCGCATGCAGTTCAGCAAGCTGAGCCGATTTTAAGCGGACTTAGCGGAACTACACTTGTCGTATGCGGTGATACTCCTTTAATTCGCCCTGAAACAATGCAGGCACTGCTTGATCAGCATGCATCTCAAAATGCAAAAGCAACTATTTTGACAGCGGTTACAGAAGACCCGACTGGCTATGGTCGTATTTTACGTGACGAACATGGACAAGTGTCGCAAATTGTTGAACAAAAAGATGCTACGTCTGAACAGCAGCTTGTAAAAGAGATTAATACCGGCACATACTGCTTCGATAATGAAGCGTTGTTTGAAGCACTTAAGCTCGTAAAAAATGAAAATGCACAAGGTGAATTCTATTTACCGGATGTTATTGAAATTTTACAAAAGCAAGGTGAAACAGTTGCAGCTTATGTAACAGAAAACTTTGATGAAACGCTTGGCGTAAATGACCGCTTTGCTCTGTCTCAGGCAGAAGAGCTTATGCGTGCACGTATTAACGAACGTCATATGCGCAATGGTGTAACGATTATTAATCCGAATTCTACACATATTAGTGCAGACGCAGTAATCGGAAGTGATACGGTTCTTTTACCTGGAGTGATCATTGAAGGAAAAACGGTTATTGGCGAAGATTGTAAAATTGGCCCGAATAGTCATATTGTGGACAGTCAAATTGGTAATGCGACTACGATTCATAGTTCAGTCGTGCTAAACAGCCAAGTCGGCAGCGAAACAGCAGTAGGTCCGTTTGCACATTTACGTCCTGAATCTTCATTAGGAAACCATGTGAAAATCGGTAATTTCGTTGAAGTGAAGAAGAGTACGTTAGGTGATGATACGAAAGTGTCACATTTAAGCTATATTGGCGATGCAGAAGTCGGCAGTAACGTAAATATTGGCTGCGGTTCAATCACTGTAAACTATGACGGTAAAAACAAATTTAAAACAACTATTGAAGACGATGTATTCATTGGATGTAATTCGAACTTAGTTGCTCCGGTAACATTGAAAAAAGGTTCTTTCATTGCTGCAGGATCGACAATTACTAAAGAAGTACCGGAAGATGCATTGGCAATTGCACGTGCTCGTCAGGAAAACAAATTAGGCTATATGAGTAAATTAAATTCAAAATAA
- a CDS encoding ribose-phosphate diphosphokinase: MPYQYADSKLKIFSLNSNNPLAKEIADEMGLELGKSSVKHFSDGEVQISIEESIRGMDVFIVQSTSAPVNEHLMELLIMIDAVKRASARTVNVVMPYYGYARQDRKAKAREPITAKLVANLLETAGATRVIVLDLHAPQIQGFFDILIDHLVAVPLLAEHFGTKGFNEEELVIVSPDHGGVTRARKLAERLKAPIAIIDKRRPKPNVAEVMNIVGNVDGKVCILIDDIIDTAGTITIGAEALIKSGAKEVYACCSHPVLSGPAIERIENSPIKELVVTNTIQLSEEKLSPKIQQLSVAKLMADAISRIYENKSVSTLFD; encoded by the coding sequence ATGCCGTATCAATACGCTGACTCAAAATTAAAAATCTTCTCATTAAATTCCAACAATCCCCTTGCCAAAGAGATTGCCGATGAAATGGGTCTAGAACTAGGAAAATCATCCGTTAAACACTTCAGTGATGGAGAAGTCCAAATTAGCATTGAAGAAAGTATTCGAGGAATGGATGTATTTATCGTTCAATCTACTTCTGCGCCTGTAAATGAGCATTTAATGGAACTTTTAATTATGATTGATGCTGTTAAACGTGCATCTGCTCGTACAGTAAACGTTGTTATGCCTTACTATGGCTATGCACGTCAAGACCGTAAAGCAAAAGCGCGTGAACCAATCACTGCTAAATTAGTAGCAAACTTACTTGAAACTGCCGGTGCAACTCGTGTAATCGTATTGGATTTACATGCACCTCAAATTCAAGGTTTCTTTGATATTTTAATCGACCATTTAGTGGCTGTACCACTACTTGCTGAACATTTCGGAACAAAAGGATTCAATGAAGAGGAATTGGTTATTGTTTCTCCGGACCATGGTGGTGTAACTCGTGCGCGTAAATTGGCAGAGCGTTTAAAAGCTCCGATTGCAATTATTGATAAGCGCCGTCCAAAACCAAACGTAGCGGAAGTAATGAATATTGTTGGTAATGTAGATGGTAAAGTATGTATTTTAATCGATGATATTATCGATACAGCAGGTACGATTACGATTGGTGCAGAGGCATTAATTAAGAGCGGTGCTAAAGAAGTTTACGCATGTTGTTCACACCCAGTATTATCAGGTCCAGCAATTGAGCGTATTGAAAATTCTCCGATTAAGGAATTAGTTGTAACAAACACAATTCAATTATCTGAAGAAAAACTTTCTCCAAAAATTCAGCAATTATCAGTTGCTAAATTAATGGCAGATGCAATCTCTCGTATTTATGAAAACAAATCTGTTAGTACATTATTCGACTAA